The following proteins are co-located in the Peromyscus maniculatus bairdii isolate BWxNUB_F1_BW_parent chromosome 23, HU_Pman_BW_mat_3.1, whole genome shotgun sequence genome:
- the Noc4l gene encoding nucleolar complex protein 4 homolog — protein MDRHPASAASRGELGRLLQAVLTSRGQANAVFDILAVLQSEDPEEIQEGVRTCSRLFGTLLEREELFVGSLPHEDTVLAGSQGATHKYQVWMRHRYHSCCNRLEELLTHPSFQVKELALKTLMKFVQLEGAKPLEKPQWESHYLFPRTLFRAVVGGLLTPEDDHSLLISQFCEYLEYDDIRYHTMQVATTIVARATSQQPEVSVTFWNNAFMLLSAVNLPLKEHDLLTNFYVKHTQTSDKWKVVHLKEHRKAFQEMWLGFLKHKLPLSLYKKVLVAMHDSILPHLAQPTLMIDFLTSACDVGGAISLLALNGLFILIHKHNLEYPDFYQKLYGLLDPSIFHVKYRARFFHLADLFLSSSHLPAYLVAAFAKRLARLALTAPPEALLMVLPFICNLLRRHPACRVMVHRPQGPELDADPYDPVEKDPAKSHALESCLWELQTLQQHYHPEVSRAAGVINQVLSVPEVSIAPLLELTAYEIFEQDLKKKAAGSVPLEFIPAKGLLGRQDDLCTQLFTLS, from the exons ATGGACCGCCACCCGGCTTCGGCGGCCTCCCGAGGGGAGCTTGGCCGTCTCCTGCAGGCGGTCCTAACGAGCCGTGGCCAGGCCAACGCGGTGTTTGACATTCTGGCGGTGCTTCAG TCCGAGGACCCTGAGGAGATCCAGGAAGGAGTGCGCACATGCAGCCGACTCTTCGGCACCCTGCTGGAGCGGGAAGAGCTGTTCGTGGGCTCGCTGCCACACGAGGACACGGTCCTGGCAG GATCCCAGGGAGCCACACACAAATACCAAGTATGGATGAGACACCGCTATCACAGCTGCTGTAACCGCCTGGAGGAGCTCCTGACCCACCCCTCCTTCCAGGTCAAG gaGCTGGCCCTCAAGACACTCATGAAGTTTGTGCAGCTGGAAGGAGCGAAGCCCCTGGAGAAGCCCCAGTGGGAAAGTCACTACCTCTTCCCCCGCACACTCTTCAGG GCAGTGGTAGGAGGCCTGCTCACACCCGAGGATGACCATAGCCTGCTAATCTCCCAGTTCTGTGAGTACTTGGAATATGATGACATCCGGTACCACACAATGCAGGTGGCCACAACCATTGTGGCCCGAGCCACCAGCCAGCAACCTGAG GTGTCAGTCACGTTCTGGAACAATGCCTTCATGTTGTTGTCTGCCGTGAACCTGCCCCTCAAAGAGCATGACCTCCTCACCAACTTCTATGTGAAGCATACAC AGACATCGGACAAGTGGAAGGTCGTTCACTTGAAG GAGCACAGAAAAGCTTTCCAGGAGATGTGGCTGGGCTTCCTCAAGCACAAG CTGCCCCTCAGCCTCTACAAGAAGGTGCTGGTGGCTATGCATGACTCCATCCTGCCCCACCTGGCTCAGCCCACCCTCATGATTGACTTCCTCACAAGTGCCTGTGATGTGG GCGGTGCCATCAGCCTCCTGGCCTTGAACGGGCTTTTCATCCTAATCCACAAGCATAACCT GGAATACCCTGATTTCTACCAAAAGCTCTATGGCCTCCTGGATCCATCCATCTTTCATGTCAAGTACAGAGCCCGTTTCTTTCACTTAGCcgacctcttcctttcctcctc TCACCTCCCCGCCTACCTGGTGGCTGCCTTTGCCAAACGCCTGGCCCGGCTGGCCCTCACAGCGCCTCCCGAAGCCCTGCTCATGGTCCTGCCCTTCATCTGCAACCTGTTGCGTAGACACCCTGCCTGCCGAGTTATGGTGCACCGCCCACAGGGCCCTG AGCTAGATGCTGATCCTTATGACCCAGTGGAGAAGGACCCAGCCAAGAGCCATGCCTTGGAGAGCTGCTTGTGGGAGCTGCAG ACCCTCCAGCAGCACTACCACCCTGAGGTGTCCAGAGCTGCCGGCGTCATCAACCAGGTGCTGTCTGTCCCCGAGGTCAGCATTGCGCCACTCCTGGAACTTACTGCATATGAG ATCTTTGAGCAGGACCTGAAGAAGAAGGCAGCTGGGTCAGTGCCCCTGGAGTTCATCCCCGCTAAAGGCCTGCTGGGCCGACAGGACGACCTCTGCACCCAGCTCTTCACTCTCAGCTGA
- the Ddx51 gene encoding ATP-dependent RNA helicase DDX51, with product MALFHVARYAGPEASELGDAEAEAGSRARVLLERLQNRARERQQREPKPESAEVAAEAAGKRRRRPRRRRGVSGSVVQSPEAPRAKRQKTDHNADAGRGEEASGELNAGAEDSDERPPEQAPRSLAPGPVLGDFARRKTPKVQPFLPAWLAEPSCVKKSVTEDLTPIEDIPEVHPDLQKQLRANGISSYFPVQAAVIPALLESADSGFLVGRGGYQPSDLCVSAPTGSGKTLAFVIPVVQALLHRVVCHIRALVVLPTKELAQQVCKVFNIYTDTTPLRVALVTGQKSLAKEQESLVQKTVDGYRCLADIVVATPGRLVDHIDQTPGFSLQQLRFLIIDEADRMIDSMHQCWLPRVVAAAFYSEGPSGSCALLQRTQPQVVTTASTCSPQMPLQKLLFSATLTQNPEKLQRLGLYQPRLFSTRLGHIGPKDTVEVDGNLEGKYTFPVGLTHHYVSCRLSSKPLIVLHLVLGMNFSRALCFTNSRENSHRLFLLAQAFGGVSVAEFSSRYGPGQRKKILKQFEQGKIQLLISTDATARGIDVQGVELVINYDAPQYLRTYVHRVGRTARAGKTGQAFTLLLKVQERKFLQMVSEAGVPELARHEIPRELLQPLVARYETALSQLEKTVKEEQKLKTA from the exons ATGGCGCTGTTCCATGTTGCGCGGTACGCGGGCCCGGAGGCTTCCGAGCtgggggatgcagaggcagaggcgggcagccGGGCGCGAGTGCTGCTCGAGCGGCTGCAGAACCGAGCCCGTGAGCGGCAGCAGCGGGAGCCGAAGCCTGAGTCCGCCGAGGTGGCCGCGGAAGCGGCAGgcaagcggcggcggcggccccggCGGCGGCGTGGGGTAAGCGGCTCGGTGGTCCAGAGCCCGGAGGCTCCTAGAGCGAAGCGGCAGAAAACGGACCACAACGCGGATGCAG GGAGAGGCGAGGAGGCGTCTGGGGAGCTCAATGCCGGCGCAGAGGACTCAGATGAGAGGCCCCCAGAGCAGGCCCCGAGATCCCTGGCTCCAGGCCCGGTGCTGGGGGACTTTGCTAGGAGGAAGACACCGAAG gTCCAGCCTTTCCTGCCGGCATGGCTGGCAGAGCCAAGCTGTGTCAAGAAGAGTGTCACTGAGGATCTTACTCCTATCGAGGACATCCCTGAGGTTCACCCTGACTTGCAGAAGCAGCTGAGGGCTAATGGCATCTCTTCCTACTTTCCAG tccAGGCAGCTGTGATTCCTGCCCTCCTGGAGAGTGCAGACAGTGGGTTTCTGGTAGGCAGAGGTGGCTATCAACCTAGCGACCTCTGTGTTTCTGCCCCAACGGGCAGTGGGAAAACACTGGCCTTTGTCATCCCCGTGGTACAG GCCCTGTTGCATCGAGTGGTCTGCCACATCCGTGCACTGGTTGTGCTTCCCACTAAGGAGCTGGCCCAACAG GTGTGCAAAGTATTCAACATCTACACGGACACCACACCTCTGCGGGTTGCTTTGGTGACTGGACAGAAGTCACTGGCCAAGGAGCAGGAGAGCCTTGTCCAGAAGAC AGTAGATGGTTACCGTTGCCTGGCTGACATTGTGGTGGCCACACCTGGCCGCCTGGTGGACCACATTGACCAGACCCCAGGATTCAGCCTCCAGCAGCTCCGATTCCTG ATCATCGATGAGGCTGACCGCATGATAGACAGCATGCACCAGTGCTGGCTGCCCCGAGTGGTGGCAGCAGCCTTCTACAGTGAAGGCCCCTCAGGCTCCTGTGCCCTGCTCCAGAGGACACAGCCCCAGGTTGTGACTACTGCCAG CACTTGCTCTCCCCAGATGCCTCTCCAGAAGCTGCTCTTCTCAGCCACACTGACCCAGAACCCTGAGAAGCTGCAGCGGCTTGGCCTCTACCAGCCAAGGCTTTTCTCCACAAGGCTGGGACACATTGGCCCTAAAGACACAGTTGAGGTGGATGGAAACTTGGAGGGGAAGTACACCTTCCCCGTGGGGCTCACG CACCACTATGTGTCCTGTCGACTCAGCTCGAAGCCACTCATTGTCTTACACCTAGTCCTTGGGATGAACTTCTCAAGGGCCCTTTGCTTCACTAACTCTCGAGAGAATTCCCACAG GCTCTTCTTGTTAGCACAAGCTTTTGGGGGTGTGAGTGTGGCTGAATTCTCCTCCCGCTATGGGCCTGGCCAAAGGAAGAAAATCTTGAAGCAGTTTGAACAGGGAAAGATCCAGCT CCTTATCAGCACGGATGCTACAGCTCGAGGCATTGATGTGCAGGGTGTGGAACTGGTGATCAACTACGATGCCCCCCAGTACCTGAGGACTTATGTGCATAG GGTTGGGAGAACAGCCCGAGCTGGAAAAACAGGACAGGCCTTCACACTTCTCTTGAAAGTGCAG GAAAGGAAGTTCCTCCAGATGGTGTCAGAAGCtggggtgcctgagctggcacGCCATGAGATCCCCAGGGAGCTCCTGCAGCCACTGGTTGCTCGTTACGAGACAGCCTTGTCTCAGCTGGAGAAGACTGTCAAG GAAGAGCAGAAGCTGAAGACGGCCTAG